One Verrucomicrobiia bacterium DNA window includes the following coding sequences:
- a CDS encoding restriction endonuclease subunit S, with amino-acid sequence MKERLGRLAEIRTGYPFRGRIDRVEDGNCRLVQMGDVRASAGDVTDVAARVNLPEGPGKHVLHYGDVLFVGRGMRNEAATFVAEGGNVIAAPHLFVLRTEGRVAFPDYLTWWLNLPETQEKIRAMRRGSAVPFVPMSNLAALEVPLPSIDMQNHIAGIQRLSLQEQSLMEQIRERRRALVDGLLLEAVRRTTAGSATANH; translated from the coding sequence ATGAAAGAACGACTTGGCAGGCTGGCGGAGATTCGGACGGGTTATCCGTTCCGCGGTCGCATTGACCGCGTGGAAGACGGCAATTGCCGGCTGGTGCAGATGGGTGATGTGCGGGCCAGCGCCGGCGATGTGACCGACGTGGCGGCGCGGGTGAATCTGCCGGAAGGTCCGGGCAAGCATGTGCTGCACTACGGCGACGTGCTGTTTGTCGGGCGCGGGATGCGGAACGAGGCGGCGACGTTCGTGGCCGAGGGCGGCAACGTGATCGCCGCGCCGCATCTGTTCGTGCTGCGGACGGAAGGCCGCGTGGCCTTCCCGGATTACCTGACGTGGTGGCTGAACCTGCCGGAGACGCAGGAGAAAATCCGGGCCATGCGGCGCGGCTCGGCCGTGCCGTTCGTGCCGATGAGCAACCTGGCCGCGCTGGAAGTGCCCCTGCCCAGCATCGACATGCAGAACCACATTGCGGGCATCCAACGCCTGAGCCTGCAGGAGCAAAGTCTGATGGAACAGATCCGGGAACGCCGCCGCGCCCTGGTGGACGGACTGCTGTTGGAAGCAGTGAGACGGACCACAGCGGGAAGCGCGACGGCAAACCATTAA
- a CDS encoding type I restriction-modification system subunit M produces the protein MKKISQDEINDVAWKACDTFRGTIDPAQYKDYILVMLFLKYLSDVWKDKQEEYEKEFKGDKERVARRLARERFVLPAGCDYYTLYAKRNEANIGELINVALEQIEDANKAKLEGVFRNIDFNSEANLGQTKERNKRLKHLLEDFADERLDLRPSVVGKQDIIGNTYQYLIGRFASDAGKKGGEFYTPGEVSELLAKLLAPKSGNRICDPTSGSGSLLIQVGDQVSDGNFSLYGQEMNGSTWALCRMNMFLHHKDSARIEWGDTITNPKLIEKDALMKFDVVVANMPFSLDKWGAEGAEADKYHRFHRGVPPKSKGDYAFLCHMIETAVEGTGKVGAITPHGVLFRGGAEGRIRQALIEENLLEAVIGLPPGLFYGTGIPAVILIFNKGKKTKDVLFIDASREFVESTNQNKLGAEHIAKIVATYKAFKTVDKYAYRATPQEIAENDYNLNIPRYVDTFEPEKMVDLKAVQKEIETLEGELAGVRKQMAGYLKDLGV, from the coding sequence ATGAAAAAAATCAGCCAAGACGAAATCAACGACGTGGCGTGGAAGGCGTGCGACACGTTTCGCGGCACGATTGATCCCGCGCAATACAAGGATTACATCCTCGTGATGTTGTTCCTGAAATACCTGTCGGACGTGTGGAAGGACAAGCAGGAGGAATACGAGAAGGAGTTCAAGGGCGACAAGGAACGGGTGGCCCGCCGGCTGGCCCGCGAGCGCTTTGTGCTGCCCGCAGGGTGCGATTATTACACCCTCTACGCCAAGCGCAACGAGGCGAACATCGGCGAGCTGATCAACGTGGCGCTGGAGCAGATCGAGGATGCGAACAAGGCCAAGCTGGAGGGCGTGTTTCGCAACATTGATTTCAACTCGGAAGCCAATCTGGGCCAGACGAAGGAACGCAACAAGCGGCTGAAACATCTGCTGGAGGATTTTGCCGACGAACGGCTGGACCTGCGGCCCTCGGTGGTGGGCAAGCAGGACATCATTGGCAACACCTACCAGTATTTGATTGGCCGGTTTGCCAGCGACGCGGGGAAGAAGGGCGGCGAGTTCTACACGCCGGGTGAAGTCTCGGAACTGCTGGCGAAGCTGCTCGCGCCGAAAAGCGGCAACCGGATTTGCGACCCGACTTCCGGCAGCGGCTCGCTGCTGATTCAGGTGGGCGACCAGGTGAGCGACGGGAATTTTTCCCTCTACGGGCAGGAGATGAACGGCAGCACGTGGGCGTTGTGCCGGATGAACATGTTTCTGCACCACAAGGACAGTGCGCGGATTGAGTGGGGCGACACCATCACGAACCCGAAGCTGATCGAGAAAGATGCATTGATGAAGTTTGACGTGGTGGTGGCGAACATGCCGTTCTCGCTGGACAAGTGGGGCGCGGAAGGCGCGGAGGCGGACAAGTATCACCGCTTCCACCGCGGCGTGCCGCCGAAGAGCAAAGGCGATTATGCCTTCCTGTGCCACATGATTGAGACGGCGGTGGAAGGCACAGGCAAGGTGGGCGCGATCACGCCGCACGGCGTGCTGTTCCGTGGCGGCGCGGAAGGACGCATCCGCCAGGCGCTGATTGAGGAAAACCTGCTGGAAGCCGTGATTGGTCTGCCGCCTGGACTTTTTTACGGCACGGGCATCCCGGCGGTGATCCTGATTTTCAACAAGGGGAAGAAAACCAAGGACGTGCTGTTCATTGATGCGAGCCGGGAGTTTGTGGAGAGCACGAATCAGAACAAGCTGGGCGCGGAGCACATTGCAAAAATCGTGGCTACCTACAAGGCGTTTAAGACCGTGGACAAGTATGCCTACCGCGCCACGCCACAAGAAATTGCCGAGAACGATTACAATCTGAACATTCCGCGTTATGTGGACACATTTGAGCCTGAGAAGATGGTGGATTTGAAGGCCGTGCAAAAGGAGATCGAAACGCTCGAAGGCGAACTGGCCGGCGTGCGCAAGCAGATGGCGGGTTACTTGAAGGATCTCGGGGTATGA
- a CDS encoding restriction endonuclease subunit S: protein MKKLPAGWQMIAFGEIVEQSQYGLSSSSSPDGRIPILGMKNINDGKLVCDDVARVNVSEEELKNYRLEAGDLLFNRTNSPDLVGKTALFSETGDFVCASYLVRFTLRRDLVDPRFVCYWFNTDHSQRTLQQLATKAVAQANINPTALQKMFRLPLPSKSEQIEIADRLACWDEAISGVKSILAAKTEQKRGLMQQLLTGQTRFKEFKGEKWRHCHLGDVVQAMSRPVAWDENELYRLAIVRRWCGGVDLRESLYGHQIKVKKLQTIRTGDFLISHIQAAYGAMALVPEEFDGAKVSELYTILRPKDPKAFDIRILGYLGQTKRMWYMAIQASNGFFAERLRLNFDPDEFLHLPVNIPPTFAEQKKIADTLEACDREIELLQKQLAALKEQKRGLMQKLLTGEVRVKTK, encoded by the coding sequence ATGAAGAAGCTCCCCGCTGGCTGGCAGATGATTGCTTTCGGTGAGATTGTGGAACAATCTCAATATGGGCTGTCCTCTTCGTCGAGTCCTGATGGACGCATCCCCATTTTGGGGATGAAGAACATCAATGATGGCAAGCTTGTGTGTGATGATGTCGCACGGGTCAACGTCTCCGAAGAGGAGTTGAAAAACTACCGTCTGGAAGCAGGCGATCTGCTGTTCAATCGCACAAACAGCCCTGATCTCGTGGGGAAAACGGCACTCTTTTCCGAAACAGGAGATTTCGTGTGCGCGTCTTATCTCGTCCGTTTTACCCTTCGACGGGACTTGGTTGACCCGCGCTTCGTCTGTTACTGGTTCAATACCGACCATTCGCAGCGGACTCTGCAACAACTGGCGACGAAAGCTGTTGCGCAGGCGAACATTAACCCCACGGCACTTCAGAAAATGTTTCGTTTGCCGTTGCCGTCCAAGTCGGAGCAAATCGAAATAGCGGATAGGTTGGCCTGCTGGGACGAAGCAATTTCTGGTGTAAAATCCATTCTGGCGGCGAAAACAGAGCAGAAGCGCGGGCTGATGCAGCAACTTTTGACAGGGCAGACGCGGTTCAAGGAGTTCAAGGGGGAGAAGTGGCGGCACTGTCATCTTGGCGATGTAGTCCAAGCAATGTCGCGCCCCGTGGCGTGGGATGAGAATGAGCTGTATCGGCTGGCTATTGTTCGCCGCTGGTGCGGCGGCGTGGATTTGCGCGAGTCACTCTACGGCCACCAGATCAAAGTGAAGAAGCTGCAGACGATCCGGACTGGTGATTTTCTCATTTCGCATATTCAAGCGGCCTACGGAGCAATGGCGCTCGTGCCCGAAGAATTTGACGGCGCGAAAGTATCTGAACTTTACACCATCCTTCGCCCCAAAGATCCCAAGGCATTTGACATTCGGATTTTGGGCTACCTCGGCCAGACAAAGCGGATGTGGTATATGGCGATTCAGGCGAGCAATGGATTTTTTGCGGAACGCTTGCGGCTGAATTTTGACCCGGACGAATTTTTGCACCTACCAGTGAACATTCCGCCGACATTTGCGGAACAGAAGAAGATCGCGGACACACTGGAAGCCTGCGACCGCGAAATCGAGTTGCTGCAAAAGCAACTCGCCGCGTTGAAGGAGCAAAAGCGCGGGCTGATGCAGAAACTGTTGACGGGAGAAGTGAGGGTGAAAACGAAATGA